From Arachis hypogaea cultivar Tifrunner chromosome 3, arahy.Tifrunner.gnm2.J5K5, whole genome shotgun sequence:
TAGGCTCTGTTTGGTAatgaaacagaaacagaaacaagCAAAATGTGTCTGTCTTTGAATCAagatttctctattttttatttttctgtttggtACTTCTAAGTACTAACCAATGGAAGTGGCTTTTAAGGGATTCATGGTGGGGTTCTGAAAATGAAGAGCCAGTTTGTAGGTCTTTGAAGTGTTATTGTAACTTTGAGCTGCAATGTCCATGGCTACTAGCTGTTCTTTCCCAATACGCGAGTTAACATCGATGATTGCGCCTATAGATATGACTTTGTTGTCTCCATTAGCAGTAGCCTCAACTTGGAGAAGAAAGGAGATGAATAAATAGAAGTAGAGACAACAACTTCTTGCAGGTGCTTGAGAAAGATTTGAATGGAAATTCAttcttgtgcttcagtgcttgtgaATGATGCATAAGTACACGGCATATGCTATATAAAAGATAGATaggaaatgaaaaagaaacgatTGGATACCAATGATTCTGAAGGGTCCATGGAGAGATTTTGGACTTGGTCAAATATGGTGTATTTAATAAGAATGGTTACAAGACTTAAGAAAGAAATACAGGTATGAGAATTGAGAAGTGGGCTTAACTGCAGGTAGGAAGCACAAAAGGTCGGTTAAGGATTCCAGAGTGTTGAAAGTTTCAATCAACCAGATCTTGAAGTTCAACCCAAATGATAGAGAATTTATGCTTCATACATttacattattatatatatatatcagagaCTTTTATATGTCTGTATTTAACAAGTGGGCTTAAAGTTTTGTTtcctatatataatataagatggATATTAAGAACTAATATGTTTCAGTATTTTTAGCTATTGATTTTAAGTTTTagctatgtatatatattttacaattaaaatcaatagttaaaaatactaaaacactTTAATCCCTGCCATTCTTAAAATGTTTCTTATAGTATAATAAACGAAATTTAAATTAGTCTGATACTTGGTTTTTGAGTAGATAGAAGTATTGAACTTTCCTTAGTTTGGTTTTCTGCTCTGTGTTTATTTAGTTTCTTGGTTTTGGAACTTTGCAAGCTATACTTGCTGCAGTAACTCTTGAGTTTTTtcattgattaaaataaataaataataataaagaactcattttcattattaatacaggagaagataaaataaaagagttttaaacctttttcttattttgcgTTGAGTTAGCAAGTAAGCTGTTGAAACAAGGTTTTTATGTAAGACTAATTCACGTATTGAAACTAAGTTACTAGTAATATAATAAGTGAATAAATTAAGAAACTACCGtaatatgaattgaattgaagaacaTAGAAATTGGAAGGTGAGTGGAAATTGTTGATTGAAATTTTTAGCACTTCAACATAACATCTGCACTTTCTAAGAAAAAACACGCATGACTTATGAGACATCCACATACCTCACATATTGAAAGGCCAAACAATTATTTTCACTATGAAAAGCCTAGTCTTGTCTTGTTTATGTGTTTGTTTCAGTTTTACATCCggtttctatatataaatataaatgattcatcaattctaaaactttaaatttaacTCAAATTTATGATATATCATTTACCAAAAATAtcaatttcattttttatatagcCAATTTCAATCAATCTTTTTTTAATGACCTTTTTTACTCATTCTCTTTACAACTACATTTATCGAGATCTAAatctgatttcaatttcaaacacATTTACTTATCTCTCTAATGACTTTCAATAAAACCATAATATTGACCtttggatattttattttattttcaaatatttttattgaagctTCAAATATTCTTCTGGTATGTAATTTTGGATGTTCATTTTAAATATTGttataaataaaacttaaaaaaattggcTGATTGACTAATAAATAATTGGTTCCCAAGTTGGATCTGAATGGAATAACTTATTgatatttgttttttcttaataAGAAATTGTTACTTTTGTTTCACAATAATTTCctctaataaaatatttaaaaatattatttgtatattaaaatcaactaTCACGTATTTGtgcataaatatatgtattatttctcattttcataattttatattctaatatgtattttattccAATAACTGATTTTGGTATAAAATTCAAACAGTAAAAAACACGCTTAACAGATAATCTCCTCTGATATactaattaaaagtttaaaacaatATCCAAATTGTATACTATATTATATATGCTATGGCCTATAAAAGTCTCCGTATATTggtatgtattttgatttttgactCATTCTAACAATTTTTACTTTAACatacataataatataatattcaagTCAAGAAGGAAAATGCCATACTAATTTCCTCCCCTCCACGCTTCTAAGTTTTGCCACATTTTTTCTATATAGTAGAGGCGGTTTTGAATGAATTTAAACGCAGAAGAATAATAACAAGCAAAATAATTAAAGGTCAAATGTTAAGGTAACATAGTTGCAATATTGATACTTGATAGCATGCTGAATCAGTTACTTAGGAGTTATAGTTACCATAGACTTAGTTAATCCCTTTATTATGTAAATGAGCAACGTAGGATTTggtttaacttttaatttaaagcCTCACATTTTTTTCTCTATCTATTATGAGAAGAGAAGGCTGAAAATACTTATTTGTTGTTCCAACATCACCAATCAATAACTATGTATAGAAGGTGACACTCAACAACCTCAAGGCAAATTTCCAAAACACTTCAAAAATTTTCCATCGAAAACCAATGTTTCTACTTTACGAACGGAAAACCAACAAAGTTGTTAGTTGATGTGTTTTCTGCTCAGTTTCTAAGTCTATGTTTTGGGTGGATTAGGGAGCAAGCTGATGAAAGTGATCGATGTGTGTGCTTAAATCagattatcaaaattaaatactatATTGTCTTGacaatcaaatttatttttcgaaaatattctctATATGTTAGTGTATACAGGTTTATAAAAGATACACACACATAATTACATGAAAGTATATATATACTTGTAGGAAAAAAATCAGTAGCATATAAAAAGAGAGATCATTTTGCAAAGGAagtttatttttaatcatttgaAATATAGAAAGTAATATTATTATACACATATGGTCCcgtagctcagttggttagaacgTTGGTCTTATGAGCCGAAGGTCGCGAGTTCGAGCCTCGCCGGGACCATTAGCTTTTTTAAGCTTGGAAGATGCTATCTATTTATCTGCATTAGGACATGATCTATCACCATAGAAACAGTTAATTGCTCCAATAGATGAATACAAGAAAGCAAACAAGATATCATTCACAAAAAAGCAACCCCCGTGAGAGGTTCACTATCAAGTATCAAGGTATTTTGTTATCACAGTTTGTTGTGCAGTGCTTGTCGCTGTAACTTTGCATTCACCAAAACTTTCCAACCAACAGTGTCACACTGTCACATAACAACGTTACGTTATTCTCTTGTCTCTCAGTCTCTGAGACTAAACATGCACACCAATGGCCATCTCTTTTCTCTTGTGGGCCTTATGTTCTGCATAAATGGCTGGTTGATTCTttgattgagagagagagagtgtgcgTGTGTGCTTGTGTATGTACTGTTTGTTCTCTCTCCTTTTTGTTTGGTTTAGTTTGTATCTTTTTCTCCTTCCACATCATAATGTCAACAAATCAATGGTGGTGTAGGGGTCATGGCATCTCATATTCTACACCCACTCACCTTTTACTTCTGACCCTTCatctctatttctcttttctcttttgagCTTTCCTTGGATACTTCCCATTTCTTGGTAAGTCATTCTCAAGCAGATTCATCTTTGTTGGATCAACATGTATTTGGTTTCATACTTCCATTAATAAGttcttaatatgtatttttatctttGATCAGCAGTTTTTGTTGTTCTGTATGTTACCAGGGTTATGTCCATAGTTTCAACTAAAATTACTACCAGGGTTATGTCCATTTGAAAGAAGTTACTTACTTCACATCAAGCATGGGTTCAGGCCATTGGTTTAAGACAATCATTCGATTaagaaaatcaaaacaaagcAGATCAAAGAAATCAAAGGTACAGCACACTTTGTGTCAATTTTACCTTCATTAATAACTCATCTTAGTCCAGGATTTCATTGCATGAGAGTCAAAATGATTATGTAAAACTATGTAGTACCACTATGTAGAGAGATTTGAAGTTCATGTATGTCTTACTACCAACAAGGCCGATACAAATGAAGTTTTAACTTGATTAGCATCAAGTCCTTAATTACAGTGATATGAAATCTACTTCATATGAGGGTTGTTCACTTTTAAGTTCTAACAAGAAAGTTTCTATTTCCATATATCTGCTAATAATTTGATATAGGGATCTTTAGCTTCATTGAAGATAAACAATAATACAGAAAGAGAGTCTAGTGGTTCAGCAAATGGAACTAGTACTGCAAGTGAAAATCTTGTGTCCTCTGGGGTACCACTTGAAACTATTGCTGCAACAAGAATACAGATGGCATTCCGGGCATACAAGGTATGTCAAAAATTCAGAGTAACGATTTGAGATCATTGATTTAGCACCTCCCTGCCAAGCATGCTTCCCATTTCATATTTTGTTGTTCAACTCTGGATAATATGCTTGACATTTATTTACAGATCCTTCTTAAAGCCTTctactttttttttcgttttaccAAGACGACATTCGAATTCTACAGGCTAGAAAATCTTTAGGCCGATTAAAAGGATTGGCAAAACTAAAGATTCTGACAGAAGGTTACTCTGTTAGAAAACAAGCTACTACAGCCATAAATTATCTTCATTCATGGAGTAAGATACAGACAGATATTAGAGCTCGCCGAATCTGTATGGTGACAGAAGACAGGATCAGGCGGAAGAAACTGGATTCACAGCTAAAGCTTGAAGCAAAGCTCCATGATCTGGAGGTAACCTTCCCATACATTGTGGTATGCTAGCTTGTAAAGCTAGAAAGTTTTCATAAAGGaacattttctctttttaaaactaatgcTTCTTTACAGTAACACTTTACAATGTGATATTACCTAGTGAAAATCTTGTTAatgtattaattttattaaagtcAATAGATAGATGAACTTATTTGAACTCCTCTTTAGATACTCTCTTCTCTGATTCATAGGTGGATTGGTGTGGAGGCCCTGAAACCATGGAGGAAATCGTTGCAAGGCTACATCAGAGAGAAGAAGCAGCAGTTAAGAGGGAAAGAGCCATGGCTTATGCCTTTTCTCATCAGGTAGGTTAACACCTTAGAACACGAGTCTCATCTGAAGTGCATGATCTTGTTTATTTCCCCTGACACAACTGAAAGCCAATTATATATACACACAGTGGAGGGCCAACTGCAGTCAGAGTCAAGGGCTAGGCAGTTATGAACTTGGCAAAGCTAATTGGGGTTGGAGCTGGAAGGAGTGCTGGATTGCGGCTCGCCCGTGGGAAAGCCGCATCCCCAACCTAACCGTGAGTCCCAAGAAAGCTCAAAATAAGTACTCAAGCCAAGGTCGGAAGGATAAGAACACATTGACACCAAATGTAAAAGGCACTCCTCCTTCTTTAGGTAGTGCAAAAGGGTCTACAAAAGCTAGGAGATTATCTTACCCAACCACACAGAAAATGGTGGTGCATGAAGGAAAGCAATGAAATCTCATGTGGCTGGCACTCATAATATGCAGTTTTCATTTAATTCAAGCCTATTGTGTAACACTCTTTTTTTCCTTGTGTTTTTATGTTACCTTTCAGTGTTCCAAATTGATCAAATATTCACAAAATTAGAGAACCAACAGACTTGTCTTTCTAAAAAGAGTAGACATTCAAACTGTAATATCAAGCTTATTATATGGACTAATTTCCCTTAGCAACTGGGCCCCTGGTTTTCATATTATATGGCAATAATTACTTGGATTTATATGCTTTCCACCAAACATGCATTGACCACCCAACCACCTAAAAGGCCAAAAATGAGATGGCATTACTTAttgtcttattttttattttaataatttagttCCCATAAATTTTAACTtccaaattaattcttaattttttagaCAAATCATTCCtcgcattatatatatattttttctgagTGTGAGGCTAATCATAATAGATTCTTCTGCCAATTCTGTTATCACTGAAGAAGAAATGGTAAACTCAACCACCATAACAATTAACATACTAATGTTCCATATCTTCAAAAATGTATCAACATAAAAGTGGGGAAAAAAGTCAAAAACCATAATTATTTGATATAGCATGTAATATAGTATAGGCAATATAGCAGCTAGCGCACACATGGTTTCCATTCTGAGAGCGTTATTATCAACGCCGTTATTATTACCCAGAGCATCTCTCTCCAAATTCatggattcttcttcttcttcctgttcttccaactTCCACGAAGGAGGATCCCAGAAGCTTCGGGCTTTGGCGCAGCAGCTCCGATTCTACAAGCCACCGCCTTTTTCGGAGGAGGTTGACGAacaaagcaatgaagaagagtgTGGGAGCGGTAAGGTTGTTTCCCAAGTGGGATTTCCTGAATCGGCCACACCAGTGGCTCAGAACCCTGAAAAGTTCAGACCAAAGAGGGCTGCTGTTTTGATCTGCCTCTTTGAAGGGGATGCCGGTGATCTTAGGGTTATACTCACTAAGCGCTCTTTTAAGCTCTCCTCTCACTCCGGTAGGTCCTGTATTTTTTGGGAGTGTTGTTTGTTTGCAGATCAATTGTTTGAGAAATTGTCTCAAAGagattaattttgaatttttgttatggTGATCATATGATATGGTAGCATCATGTGTAGATATGTAATACAATATTGAATTGGATAattgtgtatcaaaattaaatcttcGTGTAAATTCAGCATAATTGGTTTTGCAATTAAGGTTCTGTTAATTAAGTGTTCAGGTGAAGTGGCTTTGCCCGGTGGGAAAGCAGAGGAAGGGGATAAGGATGATGGGGACACTGCAAAGAGAGAGGCAAAGGAGGAAATTGGGTTGGACCCTGAACTTGTCAATGTTGTTACTGTTCTTGAACCATTCTTGTCTAAGGTGTGTGTTCTATTTTATTTGATACTTGGATAATTTGATAGACAGATCCCTGGCTTGCTTGTGTTTTTAAAGCAAAACTGTGTATTCTCCAGTTGTGAGTGATTAGGATTTTAGCTGTAGAATTTGGACACTTTTAAGAGAATGTTGATTTTTCGTTTCCACATGTCACTGATTGGTGAAACTCAGGGTTCTTGATTTATTTTGATTATGCAACTACATGATTTCCAGTAAAATAGTAATTGTTAATTAATGTTGATGTGATTATTGTCTTATACACTAATTGCTTCATAAGATATTGATGTCTGTGTAACTCTAATGAGTGGTCGATGGGTTGATAATGAGATACATCCCCATTGTTATGATTGAGGGGTTATGATTCAGTTCCAATTCACTCGTTATTTCTGGAAATAGAAATCTATAAATGATATGCTAGAGGATCCTCATTT
This genomic window contains:
- the LOC112791540 gene encoding nudix hydrolase 15, mitochondrial isoform X1 — its product is MVSILRALLSTPLLLPRASLSKFMDSSSSSCSSNFHEGGSQKLRALAQQLRFYKPPPFSEEVDEQSNEEECGSGKVVSQVGFPESATPVAQNPEKFRPKRAAVLICLFEGDAGDLRVILTKRSFKLSSHSGEVALPGGKAEEGDKDDGDTAKREAKEEIGLDPELVNVVTVLEPFLSKHLLRVVPVIGILHDKKAFKPVLNPAEVDAVFDAPLEMFLKDENRNQEEREWMGEKYLIHYFDYETEHTNYLIWGLTAGILIRAASVVYKREPAFMEQNPKFKVPKVLTKDTVMR
- the LOC112791539 gene encoding protein IQ-DOMAIN 9, producing MGSGHWFKTIIRLRKSKQSRSKKSKGSLASLKINNNTERESSGSANGTSTASENLVSSGVPLETIAATRIQMAFRAYKARKSLGRLKGLAKLKILTEGYSVRKQATTAINYLHSWSKIQTDIRARRICMVTEDRIRRKKLDSQLKLEAKLHDLEVDWCGGPETMEEIVARLHQREEAAVKRERAMAYAFSHQWRANCSQSQGLGSYELGKANWGWSWKECWIAARPWESRIPNLTVSPKKAQNKYSSQGRKDKNTLTPNVKGTPPSLGSAKGSTKARRLSYPTTQKMVVHEGKQ
- the LOC112791540 gene encoding nudix hydrolase 15, mitochondrial isoform X2, with protein sequence MVSILRALLSTPLLLPRASLSKFMDSSSSSCSSNFHEGGSQKLRALAQQLRFYKPPPFSEEVDEQSNEEECGSGKVVSQVGFPESATPVAQNPEKFRPKRAAVLICLFEGDAGDLRVILTKRSFKLSSHSGEVALPGGKAEEGDKDDGDTAKREAKEEIGLDPELVNVVTVLEPFLSKHLLRVVPVIGILHDKKAFKPVLNPAEVDAVFDAPLEMFLKDENRNQEEREWMGEKYLIHYFDYETEHTNYLIWGLTAGILIRAASVVYKREPAFMEQNPKFKVPKL